In a single window of the Mustela nigripes isolate SB6536 chromosome 17, MUSNIG.SB6536, whole genome shotgun sequence genome:
- the LOC132004980 gene encoding collagen alpha-1(I) chain-like produces the protein MAGTEQRGSSERAAGAHRHPQRPGQVAATPPVDQASGAHSYQRRAAWEAGGLSTLPDGGRARRSGGGAARCPAGGRPVCAARAACGRDEDGPPRPERRGRRGRAGSSIVPASAANGAGPSEREVSVAAPRLGTARGPGFARRVTWLPATRHVPGAVGGAPRQGPTTLPAPPTPLAGPGRAAPPTPGRAGGSAGAAALRDRPPPCPARLAEPGPAPRGTLQSAARVPGAACPPGPPNGASGKSGLRAAGPGRGRARPRAGSFIAGWSSCNPPAPRNRPAGRLLRAAPGRAAPGASRDESWQGGSGGSAQARTLPPDDCQCLHTPGDGDLTPYHTGPSQDVHRSPRAPPPRAALRFLVLLPNRQKDCSQGLHPSQTGQTKSTFMSGHRGLLAARAQMPPADVTVVFPTFLRSRRAKVAVAPGVPPGPGVEQPRVGAGGLRACVGGAVSAIRGERLAAGPGRKLTLRVPLGGQPCPVYKYTLLPGQPTCIPAPRRAAPSQRKEDSRRPSAPGPAVTPGLRGLRLREYGPGTAGGTKTRLTTGRDRPRAVGSCGTPGNRRGREPRAVKAGPSQPPPQGCSVLPSAPAEGPGQKSPPALPPARSGMETAGAWLAQSCVGLRPYQSVHSRTGRVQGACPCRERGDAAMQDAFADSPWKKGSPGRVGLPVPAPGGEGPVNAPECLPLTARHADRVSTLLGLGVP, from the exons ATGGCCGGGACGGAGCAGCGAGGCAGCTCCGAGCGAGCCGCAGGTGCTCACCGTCACCCCCAGCGCCCGGGCCAGGTGGCGGCCACACCCCCGGTTGACCAGGCGTCGGGTGCCCACTCCTATCAGCGAAGGGCCGCCTGGGAGGCGGGAGGGCTGAGCACCCTGCCTGATGG GGGCAGAGCGCGGCGCAGCGGCGGCGGGGCGGCTCGGTGCCCGGCGGGCGGGCGGCCCGTCTGCGCGGCCCGGGCGGCCTGCGGTCGGGATGAGGACGGCCCTCCGCGCCCAGAGCGCCGGGGCCGCCGCGGCCGTGCCGGGAGCTCGATCGTGCCCGCCAGCGCGGCGAACGGAGCGGGGCCCTCGGAGCGGGAGGTGAGTGTGGCCGCGCCGCGCCTGGGTACGGCGCGGGGACCGGGGTTTGCGCGGCGGGTCACCTGGCTGCCCGCGACCCGCCACGTCCCGGGCGCCGTCGGCGGCGCGCCCCGGCAGGGCCCGACGACCCTCCCCGCGCCCCCGACCCCGCTCGCCGGCCCGGGACGCGCCGCGCCGCCAACGCCAGGGCGCGCCGGGGGCTCGGCGGGGGCCGCGGCGCTGCGAGACCGGCCTCCGCCCTGCCCTGCGCGTCTCGCTGAGCCGGGGCCAGCTCCGCGGGGCACTTTGCAAAGTGCAGCCAGAGTACCCGGGGCTGCGTGCCCGCCGGGGCCGCCGAACGGGGCCTCCGGAAAGTCGGGCCTCCGGGCAGCAGGGCCAGGGCGGGGGCGCGCGCGGCCGCGGGCCGGCTCATTCATTGCGGGCTGGAGCAGCtgcaacccccccgccccccgcaacaGGCCCGCCGGCCGCCTCCTCCGCGCTGCCCCCGGGCGTGCCGCCCCAGGCGCTAGCCGGGACGAGAGCTGGCAAGGCGGCAGCGGAGGCAGCGCGCAGGCCAGG ACCCTGCCTCCAGATGACTGCCAGTGCTTGCATACCCCCGGCGATGGGGACCTCACCCCCTATCACACCGGCCCATCCCAAG ATGTTCATCGAAGCCCGCGGGCCCCGCCCCCTCGCGCTGCCCTGCGGTTTCTGGTGCTGCTTCCCAACCGCCAGAAA GACTGCTCGCAGGGCCTGCATCCCAGCCAAACAGGCCAAACAAAATCCACATTCATGAGCGGCCATCGAGGCTTGCTGGCGGCCCGGGCACAGATGCCGCCTGCAGATGTGACCGTTGTCTTCCCCACATTCCTCCGGAGCCGCCGCGCCAAGGTGGCTGTGG ctcctggagTGCCGCCAGGCCCGGGCGTGGAGCAGCCTCGCGTCGGTGCCGGCGGACTCCGGGCATGTGTGGGCGGAGCGGTCTCTGCCATCCGGGGAGAACGTCTGGCCGCAGGCCCTGGCAGGAAGCTGACCTTGAGGGTACCACTCGGCGGGCAGCCGTGCCCCGTTTATAAATACACGCTGCTGCCGGGCCAGCCCACGTGCATTCCTGCTCCCCGCCGTGCAGCGCCCTCCCAGCGGAAGGAGGACAGCCGGCGGCCCTCTGCGCCCGGCCCCGCGGTCACTCCCG GCCTGCGGGGGCTGCGGCTGAGAGAGTACGGTCCCGGCACGGCTGGCGGGACGAAGACGCGGCTAACCACGGGGAGGGACAGACCCAGGGCTGTGGGGTCCTGCGGGACCCCAGGAAACAGGCGAGGTCGGGAGCCTCGAGCCGTCAAGGCCGGCCCCTCCCAGCCACCCCCACAGGGCTGCAGCGTCCTTCCCTCGGCCCCTGCCGAGGGCCCAGGCCAGAAGAGCCCCCCGGCCCTGCCGCCCGCAAG GAGTGGCATGGAGACCGCGGGGGCCTGGCTGGCACAGAGCTGCGTGGGCCTCCGTCCATACCAGTCCGTGCACAGCCGCACCGGGAGAGTTCAGGGTGCTTGTCCGTGCCGGGAGCGGGGTGACGCGGCCATG CAGGACGCGTTTGCCGACTCTCCGTGGAAGAAGGGCTCTCCGGgccgtgtggggctccctgtgCCGGCCCCGGGGGGAGAGGGGCCCGTGAATGCCCCCGAGTGCCTGCCGCTCACGGCACGACACGCTGACCGAGTGTCCACACTGCTGGGCCTCGGTGTCCCCTAG